A single Cottoperca gobio chromosome 7, fCotGob3.1, whole genome shotgun sequence DNA region contains:
- the lgr6 gene encoding leucine-rich repeat-containing G-protein coupled receptor 6 isoform X2, producing the protein MNNISEIQPRAFHRLHLLSELRISGNQLRYISGHALQGLHNLKVLMLQNNQLERLPDDAPWDLPNLLSLRLDANLLSEVPAGAFRGVRSLRHLWLDDNSLTEIPVTALDSLPSLQAMTLALNQITHIPDYAFTNLSALVVLHLHNNQIQSMGARCFEGLYSLETLDLNYNDLQEFPVAIRTLSKLQELGFHNNNIKAIPERAFVGNPQLQTIHFYENPIQFVGKSAFQFLPKLHTLSLNGATQIQEFPDLKGTTSLEILTLTRAGLSALPVDLCEQLPRLRVLELSYNQIEDLPSFYHCSALQEIGLQHNQIRRIESSTFRQLTSLRALDLSWNMIEWIHLDAFASLHSLIKLDLTENRLISVPVAGLGGLTHLKLRGNTELYEAFSPDYFPRMRVIEMPYAYQCCVYGSCDSYKPVSQWDTEQSTDEDLHKRTVAMYPIHADTHYDPDLEEFQLEIEESKLQTSVQCTPTPGPFRPCDSLLGSWLVRVGLWSISLVSLLGNSLLLLSLFGSPGYLSPLRFTVACMGASNLLTGVCTCTLALVDALTLGEFGHHGARWEGGPGCQATGWVWVFASEASVLLLTLAAVQCGVSVTCARAYGKSPSLGSVRTCALFCLTLSLTLASLPLLGVGEYGSSPFCLPSPLPPPSSRLPSSLGFPLALIMMNTLCLLIVTGSYIRLYWELLRGECEGLWDCAMIKHVAWLIFTNGLLYVPVAFLSLCSLLGLLSLGEEVLKSVLLLLQPLPACLNPLLFLLFTRDHSQFFFWPHPKARPQLRRDRTLDSLVSVETEKSSCSDSSTQVSLADADALYSGGSSLQPRLDPIRFSHCSSTSSVPLIPCQIPTPTARDRDRVTGRGSPNDDECLKSLDQELIHNTCPLYHSTMTSSLTSHP; encoded by the exons ATGAACAACATCAGTGAGATCCAGCCCAGAGCCTTCCACCGACTGCACCTGTTATCGGAACT GCGTATCTCAGGGAATCAGCTGAGGTATATCTCAGGCCATGCTCTCCAGGGTCTCCACAACCTCAAAGTTCT GATGCTACAAAACAACCAGCTGGAGAGACTTCCTGATGATGCTCCATGGGACCTACCCAACCTACTGTCCct GCGTCTTGATGCGAACCTGTTGTCTGAGGTTCCGGCTGGGGCCTTCAGAGGAGTTCGCTCCCTGAGACACCTGTGGTTGGACGACAACTCCCTTACAGAGATCCCAGTGACGGCCCTGGACTCTCTGCCCTCCCTGCAGGCCATGACGCTGGCCCTCAACCAGATCACACACATCCCAGATTATGCATTCACCAACCTCTCCGCCCTTGTCGTACT GCATCTCCATAACAACCAGATCCAAAGTATGGGCGCGAGATGTTTTGAAGGTTTATACAGTCTGGAGACACT GGATTTAAACTACAATGATCTGCAGGAGTTCCCTGTGGCCATCCGGACACTGAGTAAGCTTCAGGAACT GGGCTTCCATAACAACAATATCAAAGCCATCCCTGAGAGGGCGTTTGTGGGAAACCCTCAGCTCCAAACCAT TCATTTCTACGAGAACCCCATCCAGTTTGTGGGGAAATCCGCTTTCCAGTTCTTACCTAAGTTGCACACACT CTCCCTTAACGGGGCAACCCAGATTCAAGAGTTTCCCGATCTGAAAGGAACCACCAGCCTGGAAATTCT GACGCTGACTCGGGCTGGTCTATCAGCTCTCCCTGTGGATCTATGTGAGCAGCTGCCTCGCCTCAGAGTgct gGAGCTGTCTTACAACCAGATTGAGGATCTGCCCAGCTTTTAccactgttctgctctgcaaGAGAT AGGGCTGCAGCATAACCAAATCAGGAGGATAGAGTCAAGCACCTTCCGGCAGCTCACCTCTCTGAGAGCACT TGATCTGAGCTGGAATATGATCGAGTGGATCCACCTGGATGCCTTTGCCTCGCTTCACTCATTGATCAAACT CGACCTGACTGAGAACCGTCTCATCTCAGTACCTGTTGCAGGTTTGGGGGGTCTCACCCATCTCAAGCTGCGAGGCAACACAGAATTATATGAGGCCTTCAGTCCTGATTACTTCCCCCGTatgag ggtaATAGAGATGCCTTATGCCTACCAGTGCTGTGTGTATGGTTCCTGTGATAGCTACAAGCCAGTCAGCCAGTGGGACACAGAGCAGAGCACTGACGAGGACCTACACAAGAGGACAGTAGCCATGTACCCTATCCACGCTGATACACACT ATGACCCTGACCTGGAGGAGTTCCAACTAGAAATAGAGGAATCCAAACTACAGACTAGTGTCCAATGCACACCCACTCCAG gtccTTTCCGACCCTGTGACTCTCTGTTGGGCAGCTGGCTGGTGCGTGTGGGCTTGTGGTCCATCTCCCTCGTGTCTCTTCTTGGGAactccctcctgctcctctccctcttcgGTTCACCCGGCTACCTGTCACCGCTCCGCTTTACTGTGGCCTGCATGGGTGCTTCCAACCTGCTGACgggtgtgtgtacatgcacattGGCCCTTGTGGATGCTCTAACCCTGGGAGAATTTGGTCACCACGGTGCCCGCTGGGAGGGGGGTCCTGGTTGTCAGGCGACAGGATGGGTCTGGGTGTTTGCGTCTGAAGCAAGCGTGCTGCTGTTGACTCTGGCGGCTGTGCAGTGTGGCGTGAGCGTGACATGTGCCCGTGCCTATGGGAAGTCCCCATCCCTTGGGAGTGTGCGCACATGTGCACTTTTCtgcctcactctctccctcacccTTGCTTCTCTTCCACTGCTAGGAGTTGGGGAGTACGGGTCCTCGCCTTTCTGCCTTCCCTCACCCCTGCCACCCCCGTCCTCTCGACTGCCATCCTCCCTGGGCTTTCCCTTAGCGCTCATTATGATGAACACCTTGTGCTTGCTTATCGTCACAGGCTCATACATCCGCCTATACTGGGAGTTACTGAGGGGAGAATGTGAGGGCCTGTGGGACTGCGCGATGATCAAACATGTTGCCTGGCTAATATTCACCAATGGCCTCCTCTATGTACCAGTAgcgtttctctccctctgctccctcCTGGGTCTTCTCTCTCTGGGTGAGGAGGTGCTAAAATCagttctcctgcttctccagcCCCTGCCTGCTTGCCTCaatcccctcctcttcctccttttcacACGAGACCACTCCCAGTTTTTCTTCTGGCCTCACCCCAAAGCGCGTCCACAGCTACGCCGGGACCGCACCCTGGACTCACTGGTTTCtgtggagacagagaagagctCCTGCTCCGATTCGTCGACACAGGTGTCACTCGCTGATGCCGACGCCCTTTACAGTGGGGGGTCCTCTCTCCAACCCCGACTGGATCCAATCAGGTTTTCCCATTGCTCCTCTACTTCCTCTGTTCCACTCATCCCTTGCCAGATACCCACTCCCAcagccagagatagagacaggGTGACAGGAAGAGGGAGCCCGAATGACGATGAATGTCTGAAGAGTTTGGATCAAGAATTGATTCATAACACTTGCCCTCTGTATCACTCTACCATGacttcctctctcacctctcatcCATGA
- the lgr6 gene encoding leucine-rich repeat-containing G-protein coupled receptor 6 isoform X1, translating into MLPVLLLLWVAGGVWGSAPGVWGYGRIQDRQGPAALLCPSPCQCEEDGIFVMVDCSELGLSAVPTNLSPLTTYLDLSMNNISEIQPRAFHRLHLLSELRISGNQLRYISGHALQGLHNLKVLMLQNNQLERLPDDAPWDLPNLLSLRLDANLLSEVPAGAFRGVRSLRHLWLDDNSLTEIPVTALDSLPSLQAMTLALNQITHIPDYAFTNLSALVVLHLHNNQIQSMGARCFEGLYSLETLDLNYNDLQEFPVAIRTLSKLQELGFHNNNIKAIPERAFVGNPQLQTIHFYENPIQFVGKSAFQFLPKLHTLSLNGATQIQEFPDLKGTTSLEILTLTRAGLSALPVDLCEQLPRLRVLELSYNQIEDLPSFYHCSALQEIGLQHNQIRRIESSTFRQLTSLRALDLSWNMIEWIHLDAFASLHSLIKLDLTENRLISVPVAGLGGLTHLKLRGNTELYEAFSPDYFPRMRVIEMPYAYQCCVYGSCDSYKPVSQWDTEQSTDEDLHKRTVAMYPIHADTHYDPDLEEFQLEIEESKLQTSVQCTPTPGPFRPCDSLLGSWLVRVGLWSISLVSLLGNSLLLLSLFGSPGYLSPLRFTVACMGASNLLTGVCTCTLALVDALTLGEFGHHGARWEGGPGCQATGWVWVFASEASVLLLTLAAVQCGVSVTCARAYGKSPSLGSVRTCALFCLTLSLTLASLPLLGVGEYGSSPFCLPSPLPPPSSRLPSSLGFPLALIMMNTLCLLIVTGSYIRLYWELLRGECEGLWDCAMIKHVAWLIFTNGLLYVPVAFLSLCSLLGLLSLGEEVLKSVLLLLQPLPACLNPLLFLLFTRDHSQFFFWPHPKARPQLRRDRTLDSLVSVETEKSSCSDSSTQVSLADADALYSGGSSLQPRLDPIRFSHCSSTSSVPLIPCQIPTPTARDRDRVTGRGSPNDDECLKSLDQELIHNTCPLYHSTMTSSLTSHP; encoded by the exons GGATCTGAGTATGAACAACATCAGTGAGATCCAGCCCAGAGCCTTCCACCGACTGCACCTGTTATCGGAACT GCGTATCTCAGGGAATCAGCTGAGGTATATCTCAGGCCATGCTCTCCAGGGTCTCCACAACCTCAAAGTTCT GATGCTACAAAACAACCAGCTGGAGAGACTTCCTGATGATGCTCCATGGGACCTACCCAACCTACTGTCCct GCGTCTTGATGCGAACCTGTTGTCTGAGGTTCCGGCTGGGGCCTTCAGAGGAGTTCGCTCCCTGAGACACCTGTGGTTGGACGACAACTCCCTTACAGAGATCCCAGTGACGGCCCTGGACTCTCTGCCCTCCCTGCAGGCCATGACGCTGGCCCTCAACCAGATCACACACATCCCAGATTATGCATTCACCAACCTCTCCGCCCTTGTCGTACT GCATCTCCATAACAACCAGATCCAAAGTATGGGCGCGAGATGTTTTGAAGGTTTATACAGTCTGGAGACACT GGATTTAAACTACAATGATCTGCAGGAGTTCCCTGTGGCCATCCGGACACTGAGTAAGCTTCAGGAACT GGGCTTCCATAACAACAATATCAAAGCCATCCCTGAGAGGGCGTTTGTGGGAAACCCTCAGCTCCAAACCAT TCATTTCTACGAGAACCCCATCCAGTTTGTGGGGAAATCCGCTTTCCAGTTCTTACCTAAGTTGCACACACT CTCCCTTAACGGGGCAACCCAGATTCAAGAGTTTCCCGATCTGAAAGGAACCACCAGCCTGGAAATTCT GACGCTGACTCGGGCTGGTCTATCAGCTCTCCCTGTGGATCTATGTGAGCAGCTGCCTCGCCTCAGAGTgct gGAGCTGTCTTACAACCAGATTGAGGATCTGCCCAGCTTTTAccactgttctgctctgcaaGAGAT AGGGCTGCAGCATAACCAAATCAGGAGGATAGAGTCAAGCACCTTCCGGCAGCTCACCTCTCTGAGAGCACT TGATCTGAGCTGGAATATGATCGAGTGGATCCACCTGGATGCCTTTGCCTCGCTTCACTCATTGATCAAACT CGACCTGACTGAGAACCGTCTCATCTCAGTACCTGTTGCAGGTTTGGGGGGTCTCACCCATCTCAAGCTGCGAGGCAACACAGAATTATATGAGGCCTTCAGTCCTGATTACTTCCCCCGTatgag ggtaATAGAGATGCCTTATGCCTACCAGTGCTGTGTGTATGGTTCCTGTGATAGCTACAAGCCAGTCAGCCAGTGGGACACAGAGCAGAGCACTGACGAGGACCTACACAAGAGGACAGTAGCCATGTACCCTATCCACGCTGATACACACT ATGACCCTGACCTGGAGGAGTTCCAACTAGAAATAGAGGAATCCAAACTACAGACTAGTGTCCAATGCACACCCACTCCAG gtccTTTCCGACCCTGTGACTCTCTGTTGGGCAGCTGGCTGGTGCGTGTGGGCTTGTGGTCCATCTCCCTCGTGTCTCTTCTTGGGAactccctcctgctcctctccctcttcgGTTCACCCGGCTACCTGTCACCGCTCCGCTTTACTGTGGCCTGCATGGGTGCTTCCAACCTGCTGACgggtgtgtgtacatgcacattGGCCCTTGTGGATGCTCTAACCCTGGGAGAATTTGGTCACCACGGTGCCCGCTGGGAGGGGGGTCCTGGTTGTCAGGCGACAGGATGGGTCTGGGTGTTTGCGTCTGAAGCAAGCGTGCTGCTGTTGACTCTGGCGGCTGTGCAGTGTGGCGTGAGCGTGACATGTGCCCGTGCCTATGGGAAGTCCCCATCCCTTGGGAGTGTGCGCACATGTGCACTTTTCtgcctcactctctccctcacccTTGCTTCTCTTCCACTGCTAGGAGTTGGGGAGTACGGGTCCTCGCCTTTCTGCCTTCCCTCACCCCTGCCACCCCCGTCCTCTCGACTGCCATCCTCCCTGGGCTTTCCCTTAGCGCTCATTATGATGAACACCTTGTGCTTGCTTATCGTCACAGGCTCATACATCCGCCTATACTGGGAGTTACTGAGGGGAGAATGTGAGGGCCTGTGGGACTGCGCGATGATCAAACATGTTGCCTGGCTAATATTCACCAATGGCCTCCTCTATGTACCAGTAgcgtttctctccctctgctccctcCTGGGTCTTCTCTCTCTGGGTGAGGAGGTGCTAAAATCagttctcctgcttctccagcCCCTGCCTGCTTGCCTCaatcccctcctcttcctccttttcacACGAGACCACTCCCAGTTTTTCTTCTGGCCTCACCCCAAAGCGCGTCCACAGCTACGCCGGGACCGCACCCTGGACTCACTGGTTTCtgtggagacagagaagagctCCTGCTCCGATTCGTCGACACAGGTGTCACTCGCTGATGCCGACGCCCTTTACAGTGGGGGGTCCTCTCTCCAACCCCGACTGGATCCAATCAGGTTTTCCCATTGCTCCTCTACTTCCTCTGTTCCACTCATCCCTTGCCAGATACCCACTCCCAcagccagagatagagacaggGTGACAGGAAGAGGGAGCCCGAATGACGATGAATGTCTGAAGAGTTTGGATCAAGAATTGATTCATAACACTTGCCCTCTGTATCACTCTACCATGacttcctctctcacctctcatcCATGA